In Nymphaea colorata isolate Beijing-Zhang1983 chromosome 3, ASM883128v2, whole genome shotgun sequence, a genomic segment contains:
- the LOC116249628 gene encoding uncharacterized protein LOC116249628, which yields MGGIMLEGYVEEEEEEMQEEEEEGEGSGSDRRKEDGVKRFSRTKSLTDDDLDELKGCVDLGFGFSYEEIPELCNTLPALELCYSMSQRFMDEQQQRSPSSDLSSSPSEGGSPIANWKISSPGDHPEEVKARLKFWAQAVACTVKLCS from the exons ATGGGGGGGATTATGCTCGAAGGGTATgtcgaggaggaggaggaggagatgcaggaggaggaggaggagggggaaggGTCTGGCAGTGACCGTCGCAAGGAGGATGGGGTTAAGAGGTTCAGCAGGACCAAGAGCCTGACGGATGATGATCTCGATGAGCTGAAGGGGTGCGTGGATTTGGGGTTTGGGTTCAGTTACGAGGAGATCCCCGAGCTCTGCAACACGCTGCCCGCCCTGGAGCTCTGCTATTCCATGAGTCAGAGGTTCATGGACGAGCAGCAGCAGAGGTCGCCGTCTTCGGATTTGTCGTCCTCGCCGTCGGAGGGTGGATCTCCCATTGCCAACTGGAAGATCTCCAGCCCTG GGGACCATCCTGAGGAAGTGAAAGCTAGGCTCAAGTTTTGGGCGCAAGCAGTAGCATGTACTGTCAAGCTATGCAGTTAG